Genomic segment of Rhodococcus rhodochrous:
CGGGCCGACCTGCACCGTCTTGTAGCGACCGGCGACCTCTTCGACGACCGAGGCGGCAGCGACGGCCTTCGCCGGATCGGCACCGAGGGCGACGGCGGCCGCGACCGCCTGGGCTGCGTTGCCCCGGTTGGCGCGACCGGGGAGGGTCAGCTTCAGAGGGAGGACGAGGCCGTCCGGTCCGTACAGGTTCTCGTCGTCGACCCACCAGTCCGGTGTCGGCCGCGCGAAGTCGGAGCCGGTGCTGTACCAGTGGTCGCCCTCGCGGACGATCGGCTCGCCCGTGCGCGGGCAGCTCACCGAGTCGTTGGCCCAGCCGGCGCCGGCGGCGACCCACACGACGTTCGGGTTGTCGTAGGCGGCGGACGTAACGAGCACGTCGTCGCAGTTCGCGACGATCACGGCGTCGGGATGCCGCTTCAGTCCCTCGCGCAGCTTCCGCTCGATCATGTTGATCTCGCCGACCCGGTCGAGCTGGTCGCGGGTGAGGTTGAGCAGCACGATCGCGCGGGGGTCGAGGGCGTCGGCGACGTGCGGGGTGTGGAGTTCGTCGACCTCGATCGCGGCGAGCGGTGCCCGGAGATCGGTGGCGAGCGCGGCGACGATCCCGGCGTCCATGTTCGCGCCGTCCGCCTGGGTGACGACCGAATCGATCGTCTCGAGCGCGGCGGCCGTCATACGGGTCGTCGTGGACTTGCCGTTCGTCCCGGTGACGAGCACCGTCTGCCGGCCGTGGCCGAGCTGCTTCATCAGTGCCGGGTCGATCTTCAGGGCGACGAGCCCTCCGATCATCGAGCCCTTACCGCGTCCGGCCTTCTGGGACGCCCACGCGGCGGCTCGGGCTGCGCGCAGTGCGAGCCGTCCACGTGCGGTGATTCCTGTGCTGGTTCCCACGTCGGCGAGTGTTCCACAGGCGCGGGAGCGTTGTGTCGCCGGAGGAGCGTCCTGCTCGTCACACTGCGGTGTCCGCCCTGGGCAGCGAGGGCTCCGACGATGACGATCACACCGCCGATCAGGGAGGACGGTGCGGGCCGCTCGCCGAGCGTGATCCACGCGACGGTGAACCCGACGACCGGCACCATGAGGGAGAGCGGGGCGACGGTCCCGGCGGGATAGCGCGACAGCAGCGAGGCGTAGATGCCGGTGCCGGCGATCGTGCCCGCCAGTACGACGTAGGCGAGTCCGGCCAGCGCGAGGCCTCCGTCCGCGGTGCTGACGGCGGTACCGAGGGTGGACCACGCCTGCGGGCCCTCGACGAACCAGGAGACCCCGAAGAAGGGGAGCACGGGCACGACGCACATCCACAGCATCAGGCGCATGGGGTCACCGGCGCCCGCCTTGCGGGTCCCGATGTTGCCGACCGCCCACGACAGACCGGCCAGCAACGCGAGGGTCATGGGGATCAGGCTCGCGTCCGCGGCGCCCTGCCCCACGGCGACGATCACCATGCCGGATACGGCGACCACCAGACCGGCGAGGCGGACGCCGTCGAGCCGTTCGTGCAGGAACAGTGCGGCGAGCAGGACCGTGAAGGGTGCGGACGACTGCAGTACGAGCGACGCGAGGCCTGTGGGCAGACCGGCCTCCATCGCCCAGAACAGGAAGGCGAACTGCGCGAATCCGAACCCGGCGCCGTAGAGGAGGAGCCAGCGCAGGGGAACGGCGGGTCGCGGGACGAACAGCAGCACCGGGACGGCGATGATCGCGAAGCGCAGACCGGCGAAGAAGAACGGCGGGAAGTGGTCGAGGCCCAATCTGATCGCGAGGAAGTTGCATCCCCAGAGCACTACGACGGTGAGTGCGAGCAGACGGTCCCGGAACGACATGCCGTCAATTCTTTGCGCAGGAAACAATCAGAACAAGCGAATGTTTCTGAAGGAAATGTGTAGTTTTACTACATGGATGTCGTGCGATTGCGGATACTGCGCGAATTCGCCGACCGCGGGACCGTGGCCGCGACCGCCGCAGCGTTGTCGATGACACCCTCGGCCGTCTCGCAGCAGCTCAAGGTGCTCGCGCGGGAGGCGGGAGTGCCCCTGCTCGAACCCGACGGCCGGCGCCTGCGGTTCACCGATGCGGGTCGTGCGCTCGTGGTGCGAGCCGACGAGGTGCTCGACGCCCTCGACCGGGCCGCCGACGAGATGACCGCCTACGCCCGGTCGCCCCGGGGGCGGGTGCGCGTGGCGTCGTTCCCCTCCGGGGCAGCGCTCCTGCTACCGGCCGTGCTCGAAGCGGCCGGGACGATCGGCGTCGAGTTGGACGTGAGCGACGAGGACGTCCCGGCCTCGGCCGCGCCCGCCCTGCTCGCCGACTACGACGTGGTGCTCACCCACCGCGACGAGCGTTCGGCGCCGCTGTCCGGCCCGCGTGTCCACGTCGAGACGCTGATGCGCGAACCGATCGATGTCGTCCTCCCGCCGGAGCACCGGCTCGCGACGCAGGACCGCGTGCAGGTCGACGAACTGGTGGGGGAGAGCTGGATCAGCGTGCGGGGTGGATTCCCCGTCGACGACGTGTTGCTCTCCGTCGCGGCGGTGACGGGCATCCGGGCACGGGTCGTGCACCGCATCAACGACTTCCGCGTCATCGAGGAACTCGTTGCGGCGGGACACGGGGTGGCGTTGTTGCCGCGGTATTCGGTTCTGCATCCGGCGCTGGTACGTCTGCCGCTGGCCGGTGTGCGTGCGGCGCGGATCTACGAGCTCGTCACCCGCCCGGGGGCGGCGCGACGGCCCGCCGTGGGCGCAGTGCTCGACAGCTTCCGTGCCGCGGCGGCACGGAAGCTGTCGATGTGAACGAGCGCGGGGTCAGGCGAGTGCCTTGGCCTTCAGCGCGTCGAACTCGGCCTGGTCGATGACACCGTCGTCGAGCAGCTTCTTCGCGTCGGCGATGTGCTCGGCGGGCGACTTGCCGGCGACCGAGCGGATGTAGTCGTCCTGCACGGCCTTGTACTGCGCCGCTTCCTTCGCGGACCGTTCGGCCATGCCGCTGCCGTGGACGATCAGATAGATCAGACCCGTCAGCCACGGGAAGATGAACAGGAAGACGATCCAGATCGCCTTGACCCAGCCGGACTGTTCCCGGTTGCGGAACAGATCCCCGATGATCATCCACAGCATGATCAGGTACGCGATGAATGCGAAGCAGACGATGATGTACCAGATGATGTCCATGAATTCCATACGCACACTCCGGGTTCGAGCAGAACGACTCTGCGAGACGAGAATTGCGGAATTCGACGGATATCACCCGTGAACGGGTTCGTTCTCGTCGAACATTCGGAACTGTATCTTTCCGGAGAGTGCGGTAATTGCCCGAAACGGTATTTCCGAGATGAATTGTCGGGGTGAAAATCCCCGAAACGACGAATGCGGTGGACCCGTCCGGGTCCACCGCATTCGGCTTCGAGAAGATCAGCGGTGCGAGCGGTTCACCGCGGAGACCATCGCGCGCAGCGACGCCGTGGTGATCGACGGGGCGATGCCCACGCCCCACACCAGGACGGTCGTGCCGTCGGGACGCGTGACGTCGGCCTCGACATAGGCCGCGGCGTTCGCGTCGTCGCCGGCGGACATGGCGTGCTCGGCGTAGCCGCGGACGGCCACCTGGTAACCCAGCGACTCGAGGGCGTCGACGAAGGCCGCCAGCGGGCCGTTGCCGCTGCCGGAGATCTCCTTCTCCACGCCGTCGACCTTCAGCACCGCGGAGATGGTGTCCTCACCGTCGTCGGTCTCGGCCGCGGTGACCTTCTGCCGGATGCGCTCGAGCGGCGAGATCGGGGCCAGGTACTCCTCGTGGAAGATGTCCCACATCTCCTTGGGGCTGACCTCGCCACCCTCACCGTCGGTGACCTTCTGCACGGCCTGCGAGAACTCGATCTGCAGGCGACGCGGCAGGTTCAGGCCGTGGTCGTGCTTCATGATGTACGCGATGCCGCCCTTGCCGGACTGCGAGTTCACGCGGATCACGGCCTCGTAGGTGCGGCCGACGTCCTTCGGGTCGATCGGCAGGTACGGCACGGCCCAGGTGTGGTCGTCGATGTCGACACCGGCGGCGTCCGCGTCGACCTTCATCGCGTCGATGCCCTTGTTGATCGCGTCCTGATGGCTGCCGGAGAAGGCGGTGTAGACCAGGTCGCCGCCGTACGGGTGGCGCTCGTGGACGGGCAGCTGGTTGCAGTACTCGACCGTGCGGCGGATCTCGTCGATGTTCGAGAAGTCGATCTGCGGGTCGACGCCGCGGCTGAACATGTTCATGCCCAGGGTCACCAGGCAGACGTTGCCGGTGCGCTCACCGTTGCCGAACAGGCAGCCCTCGATGCGGTCGGCGCCGGCCTGGTAGCCCAGCTCGGCCGCGGCGACACCCGTGCCGCGGTCGTTGTGCGGGTGCAGCGACAGGATGATCGAGTCGCGCTTCGCCAGGTTGCGGTGCATCCACTCGATCGAGTCGGCGTAGACGTTGGGGGTGGCCATCTCGACCGTGGCCGGCAGGTTGATGATCACCGGGTTCTCGGGGGTCGCGCCCAGGGTCTCGACGACCGCGTCGCAGACATCCTTGGCGTACGACAGCTCGGTTCCGGTGTACGACTCGGGGGAGTACTCCCAGCGCCAGTTGGTGTCGGGGTGGTTCTTCGCCTCCTCGAGCACCAGTTCGGCGGCGTCGGTCGCGATCTTCTTGACGGTCTCCTTGTCGGCGCGGAAGACCACGCGGCGCTGCAGGATCGACGTCGAGTTGTAGAAGTGCACGATCACGTTCTGCGCCCCGGCGCACGCCTCGAAGGTGCGCTTGATCAGTTCGGGACGGGACTGCGTCAGCACCTGGATGGTGACGTCGTCGGGAATCGCGCCGTCCTCGATGATCTCGCGGACGAAATCGAAATCGGTCTGGCTCGCGGACGGGAAACCGACCTCGATCTCCTTGTAACCCATGCGTACGAGCAGATCGAACATGCGCCGCTTACGGGCGGGGCTCATCGGGTCGATCAGCGCCTGGTTTCCATCGCGCAGGTCCACGGCGCACCACGCAGGGGCGCGATCGATGATCTTGTCGGGCCAGGTGCGGTCGGGCAGCGAGATCGCCTCGACCTCCTCGGCGAACGGCCGGTACCGGTAGGTCGGCATCGACGAGTTCTTCTGCTTGTTCCACGACGGCTGGTCGGCCGGGGCCGGCTTGCTCGGCGGCGTGATGGTGCGCGAGCCGGAGGTGAAAGCGTCGGCGGGTGACATGACGTAACTCCAAAGAGAAAAGGGGACCTGTGGGCCCAGATCGAATATCGACCGGCGCGTCGAAACCCCGCGACGGGAAGCCGGTCTGGTCAGATCCCGCCGCGGCGGCCGAGGAGAAGCGCGCGCTGCATGTCCTGCAGTGTATCGCGCCATCCCCCACCGCGACCAAGTGGTGCCTCCCACACGCACACGTTTCGTGTGACCCGGCGGCGGTGATGTCGTGACCCGATCGATACGAACGCGCCTGACAGAGCGGTACCTGCGCCCCTAGCGTTACCGAACGTAACTCCCGCAACATCAGTAACACCGGTATCACCGATATCTTTGGTAACACCACGGGTGAAGGGCGTGTCGATGGGATCGTTGCGCACGGCGGCCGCCGGCTCGTGCAGTGCACTGCTGGCGCTCGGGCTCATGGCGGTCTCCGCCCCGGCGGCGCACGCCGAACCCTGCGACTCCGGGCTCCTCGGATCGGGCTCCGGCTCGGGCCTCC
This window contains:
- the leuA gene encoding 2-isopropylmalate synthase, translated to MSPADAFTSGSRTITPPSKPAPADQPSWNKQKNSSMPTYRYRPFAEEVEAISLPDRTWPDKIIDRAPAWCAVDLRDGNQALIDPMSPARKRRMFDLLVRMGYKEIEVGFPSASQTDFDFVREIIEDGAIPDDVTIQVLTQSRPELIKRTFEACAGAQNVIVHFYNSTSILQRRVVFRADKETVKKIATDAAELVLEEAKNHPDTNWRWEYSPESYTGTELSYAKDVCDAVVETLGATPENPVIINLPATVEMATPNVYADSIEWMHRNLAKRDSIILSLHPHNDRGTGVAAAELGYQAGADRIEGCLFGNGERTGNVCLVTLGMNMFSRGVDPQIDFSNIDEIRRTVEYCNQLPVHERHPYGGDLVYTAFSGSHQDAINKGIDAMKVDADAAGVDIDDHTWAVPYLPIDPKDVGRTYEAVIRVNSQSGKGGIAYIMKHDHGLNLPRRLQIEFSQAVQKVTDGEGGEVSPKEMWDIFHEEYLAPISPLERIRQKVTAAETDDGEDTISAVLKVDGVEKEISGSGNGPLAAFVDALESLGYQVAVRGYAEHAMSAGDDANAAAYVEADVTRPDGTTVLVWGVGIAPSITTASLRAMVSAVNRSHR
- a CDS encoding LysR family transcriptional regulator, with the protein product MDVVRLRILREFADRGTVAATAAALSMTPSAVSQQLKVLAREAGVPLLEPDGRRLRFTDAGRALVVRADEVLDALDRAADEMTAYARSPRGRVRVASFPSGAALLLPAVLEAAGTIGVELDVSDEDVPASAAPALLADYDVVLTHRDERSAPLSGPRVHVETLMREPIDVVLPPEHRLATQDRVQVDELVGESWISVRGGFPVDDVLLSVAAVTGIRARVVHRINDFRVIEELVAAGHGVALLPRYSVLHPALVRLPLAGVRAARIYELVTRPGAARRPAVGAVLDSFRAAAARKLSM
- a CDS encoding Mur ligase family protein → MGTSTGITARGRLALRAARAAAWASQKAGRGKGSMIGGLVALKIDPALMKQLGHGRQTVLVTGTNGKSTTTRMTAAALETIDSVVTQADGANMDAGIVAALATDLRAPLAAIEVDELHTPHVADALDPRAIVLLNLTRDQLDRVGEINMIERKLREGLKRHPDAVIVANCDDVLVTSAAYDNPNVVWVAAGAGWANDSVSCPRTGEPIVREGDHWYSTGSDFARPTPDWWVDDENLYGPDGLVLPLKLTLPGRANRGNAAQAVAAAVALGADPAKAVAAASVVEEVAGRYKTVQVGPHSVHMLLAKNPAGWQEALSMIDPTVDGLVIAVNGQVPDGEDLSWLWDVRFEHFEGVQVVAAGERGTDLAVRLTYAGVEHTLVPDPLKAIASCPPGRVEVLANYTAFRDLNTAIARRAAHV
- a CDS encoding SHOCT domain-containing protein, which gives rise to MEFMDIIWYIIVCFAFIAYLIMLWMIIGDLFRNREQSGWVKAIWIVFLFIFPWLTGLIYLIVHGSGMAERSAKEAAQYKAVQDDYIRSVAGKSPAEHIADAKKLLDDGVIDQAEFDALKAKALA
- a CDS encoding EamA family transporter; the encoded protein is MSFRDRLLALTVVVLWGCNFLAIRLGLDHFPPFFFAGLRFAIIAVPVLLFVPRPAVPLRWLLLYGAGFGFAQFAFLFWAMEAGLPTGLASLVLQSSAPFTVLLAALFLHERLDGVRLAGLVVAVSGMVIVAVGQGAADASLIPMTLALLAGLSWAVGNIGTRKAGAGDPMRLMLWMCVVPVLPFFGVSWFVEGPQAWSTLGTAVSTADGGLALAGLAYVVLAGTIAGTGIYASLLSRYPAGTVAPLSLMVPVVGFTVAWITLGERPAPSSLIGGVIVIVGALAAQGGHRSVTSRTLLRRHNAPAPVEHSPTWEPAQESPHVDGSHCAQPEPPRGRPRRPDAVRAR